In the genome of Pseudomonadota bacterium, one region contains:
- a CDS encoding 2-oxoacid:ferredoxin oxidoreductase subunit beta, translating into MSNHQLVNKYFRHNKKFPHIWCPGCGIGIILGNMLRAIDSLALDKNMIAFVSGIGCTGRAPVYVDFNTLHTTHGRALPFATGLKLARPELKVLVATGDGDATAIGGNHLIHACRRNIDITTIIFNNYIYGMTGGQYSPTTPHGDKAYTCKLGNIERPFNISALVEAAGATFVGRTTSYHTLQMQSIIKQAILHKGFSVVEIITHCPTTYGRLNHKGGAVEMLQWQKETAIDKSQAEKMSPAELEGRIITGILLKKELPEFCEQYATIIEKAQSQTRNHGDETESN; encoded by the coding sequence ATCAGCAACCATCAACTGGTCAATAAATATTTCCGTCACAACAAAAAATTTCCGCACATCTGGTGCCCGGGCTGCGGTATCGGCATAATTCTCGGTAACATGCTGCGCGCCATTGACAGCCTTGCGCTGGACAAAAATATGATCGCCTTCGTCTCCGGCATCGGCTGCACCGGCCGGGCCCCGGTCTACGTTGACTTCAACACCCTGCACACCACCCACGGTCGAGCCCTGCCTTTTGCCACCGGACTCAAACTGGCCCGTCCTGAGCTTAAGGTTCTGGTCGCCACCGGAGACGGCGACGCCACCGCAATCGGCGGCAACCACCTGATTCATGCCTGCCGCCGCAATATTGATATCACCACAATTATTTTCAACAACTACATCTACGGCATGACCGGCGGCCAGTACAGCCCGACGACACCCCATGGCGACAAAGCTTATACCTGCAAACTCGGCAACATCGAAAGACCTTTCAATATCTCGGCCCTGGTCGAGGCGGCGGGCGCCACTTTTGTCGGACGCACGACCAGTTATCACACCCTGCAAATGCAGAGCATCATCAAACAGGCCATTTTGCATAAAGGCTTTTCCGTAGTGGAAATCATTACCCACTGCCCGACCACTTACGGCCGCCTCAATCACAAGGGTGGCGCCGTAGAGATGTTGCAATGGCAGAAAGAAACGGCAATCGACAAGAGTCAGGCGGAAAAGATGAGCCCGGCAGAGCTTGAGGGAAGGATTATCACCGGTATCCTGCTGAAAAAAGAGTTACCGGAATTCTGTGAGCAATATGCGACCATTATCGAAAAAGCCCAATCTCAGACTCGAAACCACGGCGACGAAACCGAGTCAAACTGA
- a CDS encoding 2-oxoacid:acceptor oxidoreductase subunit alpha, which yields MKTQSAYRLIQGNEAVAEGALAAGVSFFAGYPITPSTEIAEILADRLPASGGRFIQMEDEIASLAAIIGASIGGCKALTATSGPGFSLMQENLGFACIAEIPLVIVNVMRGGPSTGMPTSPSQGDVMQSRWGTHGDHPIIVLTPASVEEAFHYTIKAVNLAEKYRNPVIVLMDEVIAHMRARVSLPPFSLVERINRVQPNMPPEWYQPYERSAAGVAPMAAFGDGYRYHITGLVHDSKGFPTTRPNEAQDNISGLFKKIERGFREICLVDYEMMEDAEHAIVAYGCMALSARSALAQLREAGLKIGLIKLGTLWPFPRFALERYLPQLKTILIPELNLGQIYREILRVNAGQAVIEKLNRVNGTVITPDEIIKAVKGMVR from the coding sequence ATGAAAACCCAATCCGCTTACCGACTGATCCAGGGCAATGAAGCGGTGGCCGAGGGCGCCCTGGCGGCCGGAGTCAGTTTTTTCGCCGGATACCCCATTACCCCTTCGACTGAAATTGCGGAAATCCTGGCCGACCGTTTGCCGGCAAGCGGGGGTCGGTTTATTCAGATGGAAGACGAAATCGCCAGCCTGGCGGCCATTATCGGAGCTTCGATCGGCGGCTGCAAGGCTTTGACCGCAACCTCCGGACCGGGATTTTCCTTAATGCAGGAAAATCTGGGTTTCGCCTGCATCGCTGAAATCCCCCTGGTCATCGTCAATGTCATGCGCGGCGGCCCGTCGACCGGCATGCCGACCAGCCCTTCCCAGGGGGACGTCATGCAGTCGCGCTGGGGCACCCACGGTGATCATCCCATCATCGTCCTGACTCCGGCAAGCGTCGAAGAGGCCTTCCATTACACCATAAAGGCCGTGAATCTGGCCGAAAAGTATCGCAACCCGGTAATCGTGCTGATGGATGAAGTAATCGCCCACATGCGAGCCCGGGTCAGCCTGCCCCCCTTTTCGCTGGTCGAACGGATCAACCGGGTACAACCCAATATGCCGCCGGAATGGTATCAACCCTATGAACGATCCGCTGCCGGAGTGGCGCCGATGGCCGCCTTCGGCGACGGCTACCGCTACCACATCACCGGGCTGGTGCATGACAGCAAAGGCTTTCCCACCACCAGGCCCAATGAGGCGCAGGATAACATCAGCGGACTTTTCAAAAAGATTGAGCGGGGTTTTCGGGAAATATGCCTGGTCGACTACGAAATGATGGAGGATGCGGAACATGCGATCGTGGCCTACGGCTGCATGGCGCTCTCCGCCAGGTCCGCCCTCGCGCAACTGCGTGAAGCGGGGCTCAAAATCGGACTCATCAAGCTCGGCACCCTCTGGCCTTTCCCTCGTTTTGCCCTGGAGCGCTACCTGCCGCAACTGAAAACGATTCTTATTCCTGAGCTTAATCTGGGCCAGATTTACCGCGAAATATTAAGGGTTAACGCCGGCCAGGCCGTGATTGAGAAACTAAACCGGGTCAACGGCACCGTCATTACCCCTGACGAAATTATCAAGGCGGTCAAAGGGATGGTACGATGA
- a CDS encoding PAS domain S-box protein, with product MKVKFSLYQKFFFGFLLVATLPILLGTGIFYLSLQEHLETEVGRVSRLRAEAAGKELGWYLEEINRSLTFCAGQYLFSRDNGKLLARAYHQHPAIHKLAVVDSANRVVEALTRHGYLRPGEPSPLSAFQAAFPEGKKLFFSQWRLEPQLVSLYPIFSPSSGRRQGYLFAELALKKLFLSFPRQNQGDNELFLVNLEGEVVAHADITHVLKGSRAEQFAPVAEVMGGASLAMSRYINFGRKMVLGVAARIEGLPLIVVSEIPEAQAYALTHALRGTFFGIFCLTLALIMLGSWYLSRSMTKPIEKLYRASEKIRGGVLEPLDDDFPADEIGAFALCFNQMVTALKKDRELRTAAENNLRESESRYRIIADYAYDMECWRDPEGKFIYVSPSCKRVTGYGPERFYTNPHFMNELILAEDLGVFLEHRHEVMGDGAIKPIEFRIRHRDGSVRWLNHICQLVSEPGGKALGVRGSNRDVTARRLAEEFLAVEREYLAVTLRSIGDGVITSDNAGRITLLNPVAEKLTGWRQTEAAGLLVGAVFQIMDEDSQLPRPCPVLQVLSGNHEVDLSARTQLVARSGEKIAVAERAAPILGQSGNRLGVVLVFRDIRDEKKLQQERFRREKLEAVGVLAGGIAHDFNNLLMALQGRLDLIRMSYGLGFAKVEKHLEEAERAIASAEALARQLLTFASGGMPVKTAVDLTRLVKEAVESILHGSQVQVEYEVPSALWEVEIDSGQIGQVIYNLITNARQAQGDQGLIRIKLSNTEFFATPPAGLSPGRYIEVAVGDQGCGIDPELVPNIFAPYFATKEGGGGLGLATCYSIIAKHGGILKVESQVGVGTTFIFYLPSSDLPEKKNSAVSLSLPEKTTPAVIRGRVLVMDDEAAIREVVSGMLELLGYDAVTVPDGESLLKVYRKLAPGEKFTAVLMDLSIPGGMGGREAVKRLRELDPQVKVIVSSGYCQDPVMADFRAYGFDGMLAKPYRVEALRSMLAD from the coding sequence ATGAAGGTCAAGTTCTCGCTTTACCAAAAATTTTTCTTTGGTTTTCTACTGGTGGCGACCCTGCCGATTCTGTTGGGGACAGGAATCTTCTATCTCAGTCTGCAGGAGCATTTGGAAACCGAGGTCGGACGGGTCAGCCGGCTTCGCGCTGAAGCGGCGGGGAAAGAACTGGGCTGGTATCTTGAGGAAATCAATCGCAGTCTGACCTTTTGCGCCGGTCAGTATCTGTTTTCCCGCGATAATGGTAAGCTTTTGGCGCGGGCCTACCATCAGCACCCGGCAATTCACAAACTGGCGGTTGTCGATTCAGCTAATCGTGTGGTCGAGGCTCTGACCCGTCACGGTTATCTTCGTCCGGGAGAACCTTCTCCTCTGTCGGCTTTTCAGGCCGCTTTTCCCGAGGGGAAAAAATTATTTTTCAGTCAATGGCGTTTGGAGCCTCAGCTGGTTTCCCTGTATCCGATCTTCTCCCCGAGCAGCGGTCGCCGGCAGGGTTATCTTTTCGCGGAGCTTGCCCTGAAAAAGCTGTTTCTTTCCTTTCCCCGCCAAAACCAGGGCGACAACGAGCTTTTTCTTGTCAATCTGGAGGGCGAGGTGGTGGCTCATGCCGATATCACTCATGTTCTGAAAGGAAGTCGGGCTGAGCAATTCGCGCCGGTTGCCGAAGTCATGGGCGGCGCTTCCCTGGCTATGAGTAGATACATCAATTTTGGTCGCAAAATGGTTCTCGGAGTGGCCGCAAGGATTGAGGGGCTGCCTCTGATCGTGGTGAGTGAGATTCCGGAGGCCCAGGCCTATGCTTTGACGCATGCCTTGCGGGGTACATTTTTTGGCATCTTTTGCCTGACTCTGGCTTTGATCATGTTGGGCAGCTGGTATCTTTCCCGGTCCATGACCAAGCCCATAGAAAAGCTGTACCGGGCCAGTGAGAAGATTCGCGGGGGGGTTCTGGAGCCGCTTGACGACGACTTTCCCGCCGATGAAATCGGGGCCTTCGCTCTTTGTTTTAATCAAATGGTGACCGCGTTAAAAAAGGATCGCGAGCTGCGGACGGCGGCGGAAAATAATCTTCGGGAAAGTGAGAGCCGGTATCGCATCATTGCCGATTACGCGTATGACATGGAGTGTTGGCGTGATCCCGAAGGGAAGTTCATTTATGTTTCCCCTTCCTGTAAGCGCGTGACCGGCTATGGGCCGGAGCGCTTTTATACCAACCCTCATTTCATGAATGAACTGATTCTCGCGGAAGATCTCGGTGTTTTTCTTGAGCATCGGCATGAAGTTATGGGAGACGGCGCGATTAAGCCGATAGAATTTCGCATTCGTCACCGGGACGGTTCGGTGCGCTGGTTGAACCATATCTGCCAATTGGTAAGTGAGCCCGGCGGCAAAGCCCTCGGAGTGCGCGGCAGTAATCGCGATGTTACCGCCCGCAGGCTGGCCGAGGAATTTTTGGCGGTGGAAAGAGAGTATCTGGCCGTGACTTTGCGAAGTATCGGGGATGGCGTCATCACCAGTGATAACGCCGGGCGGATCACGCTGCTCAATCCGGTTGCCGAAAAACTGACCGGCTGGAGACAGACGGAAGCGGCGGGGCTTCTGGTGGGGGCGGTTTTTCAGATCATGGACGAAGACAGTCAATTGCCGCGGCCTTGTCCGGTACTCCAGGTTTTGTCTGGAAATCACGAGGTTGACTTGTCGGCTCGAACCCAGCTGGTAGCGCGTTCCGGTGAGAAAATCGCTGTTGCTGAACGCGCCGCACCGATTCTTGGCCAGTCGGGAAATCGGCTGGGGGTGGTGCTGGTTTTTCGAGATATCAGGGATGAAAAGAAATTACAGCAGGAGCGTTTCCGCCGGGAAAAACTTGAGGCCGTAGGGGTGCTTGCGGGAGGTATCGCGCATGACTTCAATAATTTGTTAATGGCCTTGCAGGGCCGGCTGGATCTGATCAGGATGTCATATGGTCTGGGTTTCGCGAAGGTCGAAAAACATCTGGAAGAGGCGGAAAGGGCTATCGCTTCGGCGGAAGCCCTGGCTCGCCAGCTGTTGACCTTTGCCAGCGGCGGGATGCCGGTTAAGACGGCGGTCGATCTGACTCGGTTGGTCAAAGAAGCGGTGGAATCTATTCTGCATGGTTCTCAGGTGCAGGTTGAATATGAGGTTCCTTCTGCTCTCTGGGAGGTCGAGATTGACAGCGGTCAGATCGGCCAGGTGATTTATAACCTGATCACCAATGCCAGGCAGGCGCAGGGGGACCAGGGGCTTATCCGTATAAAATTGAGCAATACGGAGTTCTTTGCCACGCCGCCTGCGGGTCTGTCGCCCGGACGCTACATCGAAGTGGCGGTCGGCGATCAGGGTTGTGGTATTGACCCTGAGCTGGTGCCGAATATTTTCGCCCCTTATTTTGCGACCAAGGAAGGCGGTGGTGGTCTGGGTCTGGCGACCTGCTACTCAATCATCGCTAAACATGGCGGTATTCTGAAGGTTGAATCTCAGGTCGGGGTGGGTACGACGTTTATTTTTTATCTGCCTTCATCGGATTTACCGGAAAAGAAAAATTCAGCGGTCAGTCTGAGTCTGCCTGAAAAAACAACTCCGGCGGTCATCCGTGGTCGGGTGTTGGTCATGGATGATGAGGCGGCGATTCGAGAGGTCGTCAGTGGCATGCTGGAGTTGTTGGGTTATGATGCGGTTACGGTACCCGATGGCGAGTCCTTACTTAAGGTTTACCGTAAGCTGGCTCCCGGAGAGAAGTTTACGGCGGTACTGATGGACCTCTCGATTCCTGGGGGCATGGGCGGCCGCGAAGCGGTCAAGCGGCTCCGGGAGCTGGACCCGCAGGTTAAAGTCATTGTCTCGAGCGGCTATTGTCAGGACCCGGTCATGGCCGATTTCAGGGCCTATGGTTTTGACGGCATGCTGGCCAAACCGTATCGGGTGGAAGCTCTGCGGTCCATGCTGGCGGATTGA
- a CDS encoding 3-deoxy-D-manno-octulosonic acid transferase, whose translation MYFFYNMFLAALLPLLFPVFLWYLLRRQGNLDGLGERLGWGWRGKSGRRLRADCRLIWLHGASIGEVQMLEPLIRAWRQRHPQDNLLLTTMTLTGRRTAQRLFPELEVLLMPLDLPFLWSRFWRCFQPSCLIFAETELWPNLLHRVRRSGVRLALVNARLSKKSYRNYRRFGFFTRVMFQTPSLFVVQDRISGQRFLELGAAAAQVVLSGNLKFDISPDSGFNAELNLKRIFGREVALVVAGSTHPGEEDLILDAWEACCVRKGEENQVPSSCLVLVPRHPQRFAAVAELLQIRKLNFLRFSEFRDSQAEVLLPRVPSVLLLDTLGDLKTFYSLARFAVLGGTLVRGVGGHNPLEAAVYAKAVVHGMEVANFRDGFSFLDEQGGGLPVHNGADLMALFGRLLSVPDLAEREGKRAAATLERHRGALRRTLDCLDALCGNPAAQNQDKV comes from the coding sequence TTGTACTTCTTCTATAATATGTTTTTGGCGGCCCTTCTGCCCCTGCTTTTCCCTGTTTTTTTGTGGTATTTGCTGCGGCGCCAGGGCAACCTGGATGGATTGGGCGAGCGCCTGGGTTGGGGCTGGAGGGGAAAAAGCGGCCGGCGGCTGCGGGCAGATTGTCGTCTGATCTGGTTGCATGGCGCCTCGATCGGCGAGGTGCAGATGCTTGAACCTCTGATTCGCGCCTGGCGGCAGCGGCATCCCCAGGATAATCTTTTGCTGACGACCATGACCCTGACTGGCCGGCGGACGGCGCAAAGGCTTTTTCCGGAGCTGGAGGTTCTTTTGATGCCGCTTGATCTGCCTTTTCTCTGGTCCCGTTTCTGGCGTTGCTTTCAACCGTCGTGTCTGATCTTTGCCGAAACTGAGCTCTGGCCTAATCTTTTACACCGGGTTCGGCGAAGCGGGGTCCGGCTTGCCCTGGTCAATGCGCGCCTGTCGAAAAAAAGTTACAGGAATTACCGGCGCTTTGGTTTCTTTACGCGGGTCATGTTTCAGACTCCGTCTTTGTTTGTGGTTCAGGACCGGATTTCCGGACAACGTTTTTTAGAACTGGGAGCGGCGGCGGCCCAGGTGGTTCTGAGCGGTAATCTCAAATTTGACATCAGCCCTGACTCAGGCTTCAATGCCGAACTTAACCTCAAGCGGATCTTTGGTCGGGAGGTCGCTTTGGTGGTGGCCGGTTCAACTCACCCCGGCGAGGAAGACCTGATTCTTGATGCTTGGGAAGCCTGTTGCGTGCGGAAGGGAGAGGAAAACCAAGTTCCGTCTTCATGTCTGGTTCTGGTTCCCCGTCACCCGCAGCGTTTTGCCGCGGTGGCGGAACTGCTTCAGATCCGAAAACTCAATTTTCTGCGGTTTTCGGAATTTCGTGACAGTCAGGCCGAAGTGCTGCTGCCCCGGGTACCGTCGGTTCTTCTGCTTGACACCCTGGGCGATCTTAAAACATTTTACAGTCTTGCCCGCTTTGCGGTGCTTGGTGGTACTCTGGTTCGCGGGGTCGGCGGGCATAATCCCTTGGAAGCCGCGGTTTACGCGAAGGCCGTCGTGCATGGCATGGAGGTCGCGAATTTCAGGGATGGCTTCAGTTTTCTGGATGAACAGGGTGGTGGCCTGCCGGTGCACAATGGCGCTGATCTCATGGCCCTGTTTGGCCGCCTGCTGTCGGTGCCGGATCTGGCTGAACGGGAAGGGAAACGGGCTGCCGCCACCTTGGAACGCCACCGAGGGGCGCTGCGGCGGACGCTGGACTGTCTTGACGCACTTTGCGGGAATCCGGCGGCACAGAATCAAGATAAGGTTTGA
- a CDS encoding 4Fe-4S dicluster domain-containing protein produces MAAFKERPTDLQNHDYPKITIFSDWCKRCGICVAFCPKKVLAMDQDRKVYVQSRENCIACHMCELRCPDFAINVEEGRTISATGEKGA; encoded by the coding sequence ATGGCAGCCTTCAAAGAAAGACCTACAGATTTGCAGAACCATGATTACCCGAAAATTACAATTTTCTCGGACTGGTGCAAGCGCTGTGGAATCTGCGTGGCTTTTTGCCCCAAAAAGGTTCTGGCCATGGATCAGGACCGTAAGGTTTACGTTCAGTCCCGGGAAAACTGCATTGCCTGCCATATGTGCGAGCTGCGCTGCCCTGACTTCGCCATCAATGTCGAGGAAGGCCGAACTATTTCCGCGACCGGAGAGAAAGGTGCATGA
- the ahbD gene encoding heme b synthase translates to MYPNQEKSSPPSGPGHAAPELRLIAWETTRSCNLSCIHCRAAAEKGPYPNELDTTQALAFLDSVAAFSKPVIILTGGEPLLREDIYELAAYGTKRGLRMVMATNGTLVNRESIRKMLASGIQRISVSLDGANATTHDNFRKVDGSFANALKALDFAREAGLEFQVNTTITKLNLAEIPAILDLTVKLGAVAHHIFLLVPTGRGKELEEQEIPASEYEKTLNWFYDQRDKVPLQLKATCAPHYLRILRQRSKAEGKKVTFQTHGLDAVTRGCLGGIGFCFVSHIGDVQPCGYLEAKAGNIIETGFQDIWENSPVFTRLRDYDALEGKCGICEYKKVCGGCRARAFAATGNFMAEEPYCVYEPRKA, encoded by the coding sequence ATGTACCCGAATCAGGAAAAGTCCTCTCCCCCCTCCGGCCCTGGTCATGCCGCTCCCGAATTACGCCTGATCGCCTGGGAAACCACGAGAAGCTGCAATCTCTCCTGTATCCATTGTCGCGCGGCCGCCGAAAAGGGGCCTTATCCCAATGAGCTTGACACGACTCAAGCCTTGGCTTTTCTTGACTCCGTCGCCGCCTTCAGCAAACCGGTCATCATTCTGACCGGGGGCGAACCCCTGCTGCGCGAGGATATTTACGAATTGGCGGCTTACGGCACCAAGCGCGGCCTGCGCATGGTCATGGCGACCAACGGAACCCTCGTCAACCGGGAAAGCATCAGAAAAATGCTTGCCAGCGGCATTCAGAGAATCAGCGTCAGCCTGGACGGGGCCAACGCCACCACCCATGATAATTTTCGCAAGGTCGACGGTTCCTTCGCCAACGCCTTGAAAGCGCTCGATTTTGCTCGTGAAGCCGGCCTCGAATTTCAGGTCAACACCACGATCACCAAGCTGAACCTCGCCGAGATTCCCGCGATCCTTGACCTCACGGTTAAACTGGGAGCCGTGGCGCATCATATTTTCCTGCTCGTTCCCACCGGTCGCGGCAAGGAACTCGAAGAACAGGAAATTCCGGCTTCGGAGTATGAAAAGACCCTGAACTGGTTCTATGACCAGAGGGACAAGGTTCCGCTGCAGCTCAAAGCTACCTGCGCTCCGCATTATCTGCGCATTCTGAGACAGCGCAGCAAAGCCGAAGGGAAGAAGGTAACCTTCCAGACCCACGGTCTGGACGCGGTCACCCGCGGCTGTCTGGGAGGCATCGGTTTTTGTTTCGTTTCCCATATCGGCGACGTGCAGCCCTGCGGCTACCTTGAGGCAAAGGCCGGCAATATCATCGAAACCGGTTTCCAGGATATCTGGGAAAACTCCCCGGTCTTTACCCGTTTGCGTGACTACGATGCCCTGGAAGGCAAATGCGGCATCTGCGAATACAAAAAGGTCTGCGGCGGCTGCCGGGCCCGCGCCTTTGCGGCTACCGGAAATTTTATGGCCGAAGAGCCCTATTGTGTCTACGAGCCCAGGAAAGCCTGA